In Streptomyces qaidamensis, one DNA window encodes the following:
- a CDS encoding sensor histidine kinase, which produces MEPPGPASLARGALLWAAFAVPALTADRIGLNEPRPGWQQAAGVAVLAVAVAVSRRLPPVAFALVAALSLAAAPALFTVSYGPALGMCALLLGLRAGRARPAVLCFAAVGCAGTVRIVLTGVDPAPEWLVMTGTLLFGCVFPWLGGRYWRQSRELAEAGWLRAARLEDEAGLAEERARLRERARIAQDMHDSLGHELSLIALRAGALQVAPGLGDEHRAAAADLRAAAADATDRLHRIIGVLREDDDEPVPLSPADETLEQLVARAAESGLPVRWEPGERDPAADPHSAGPGEVAERLLHRVVREALTNAARHAPGAPVVVAVTGRAAGTSVTVTNGRPAQDGSRPSGGGTGLLGLRAAVTSVGGEFEAGAHGEGFRVRASVPVQPVAVRSARPARAPFTLARRRVAAGLGTAAGVGVVLVGAAFGWYAYAETHSVLGPAAYAKLRLGAPAAEVERVLPERDVNDPPEERAPAAPEGADCRYYRASGELFVSVTHFRLCFDAGRLVAKDVVPGVGLSGEGREEYEEFAR; this is translated from the coding sequence ATGGAACCTCCCGGCCCGGCCTCGCTCGCCCGTGGCGCCCTCCTCTGGGCCGCCTTCGCCGTCCCGGCGCTCACGGCGGACCGGATCGGGTTGAACGAGCCGCGGCCCGGCTGGCAGCAGGCGGCCGGTGTGGCCGTGCTGGCCGTGGCCGTCGCCGTGTCCCGGCGGCTGCCGCCGGTCGCCTTCGCGCTGGTGGCAGCCCTGAGCCTGGCCGCCGCCCCGGCCCTGTTCACCGTCTCCTACGGTCCCGCCCTCGGCATGTGCGCGCTGCTGCTCGGGCTGCGGGCGGGCCGGGCGCGCCCCGCCGTGCTGTGCTTCGCCGCCGTCGGCTGCGCGGGCACCGTACGGATCGTCCTCACCGGCGTCGACCCGGCCCCCGAGTGGCTCGTCATGACGGGCACGCTGCTCTTCGGCTGTGTCTTCCCCTGGCTCGGCGGGCGCTACTGGCGGCAGAGCCGCGAGCTGGCCGAGGCGGGATGGCTGCGCGCCGCCCGGCTGGAGGACGAGGCCGGCCTCGCCGAGGAGCGCGCCCGGCTGCGCGAACGCGCCCGGATCGCCCAGGACATGCACGACTCCCTCGGCCACGAGCTGAGCCTCATCGCCCTGCGCGCCGGCGCCCTCCAGGTCGCTCCCGGCCTCGGCGACGAACACCGGGCGGCGGCGGCCGACCTGCGCGCGGCCGCCGCCGACGCCACGGACCGGCTGCACCGCATCATCGGCGTCCTGCGCGAGGACGACGACGAGCCGGTGCCGCTGTCCCCGGCCGACGAGACCCTGGAGCAACTCGTCGCCCGGGCCGCCGAGTCGGGCCTCCCGGTGCGCTGGGAGCCGGGGGAACGGGACCCGGCCGCGGATCCGCACTCCGCCGGTCCCGGCGAGGTCGCCGAGCGGCTGCTGCACCGCGTGGTCCGGGAGGCGCTGACCAACGCGGCACGGCACGCACCGGGCGCCCCCGTGGTCGTGGCGGTCACCGGACGCGCGGCGGGCACCTCCGTCACCGTCACCAACGGCCGCCCGGCGCAGGACGGCTCCCGGCCCTCGGGAGGCGGTACGGGCCTGCTCGGGCTGCGGGCGGCGGTGACCTCCGTCGGCGGCGAGTTCGAGGCCGGTGCGCACGGGGAGGGCTTCCGGGTCCGGGCGTCCGTCCCGGTGCAGCCGGTCGCGGTCAGGTCCGCGCGCCCGGCGCGGGCCCCGTTCACGCTCGCCCGCCGCCGGGTGGCCGCCGGCCTCGGCACCGCGGCCGGCGTGGGCGTGGTGCTCGTCGGCGCCGCCTTCGGCTGGTACGCGTATGCCGAGACGCACTCGGTGCTCGGGCCCGCCGCGTACGCGAAGCTCCGCCTGGGCGCCCCGGCCGCCGAGGTCGAGCGGGTGCTGCCCGAACGCGACGTGAACGACCCGCCCGAGGAGCGGGCTCCGGCCGCGCCCGAGGGAGCCGACTGCCGCTACTACCGCGCGAGCGGCGAACTCTTCGTCTCCGTCACGCACTTCAGACTGTGCTTCGACGCCGGACGGCTGGTCGCCAAGGACGTGGTCCCCGGCGTCGGCCTGTCCGGCGAAGGCCGGGAAGAGTATGAGGAGTTCGCACGATGA
- a CDS encoding response regulator transcription factor, translating to MSTGDTNRAPIRVLLADDEAMVRAGVRAILGSGGETEVVAEAGDGREAVELCRAHRPDVALLDIRMPRLDGLAAAEEIVRTVPGTAVAMLTTFSEGAHVTRALGGGATGFLLKSGDPYELIAGVRAVAAGAAFLSPKVARYVIDEGLGGGRLTREARARARVTALSPREREVLGLVGAGLSNPEIAARLHLVEGTVKAYVSAVLDRLGVRNRVQAAIVAYEAGLVEP from the coding sequence ATGAGTACCGGGGATACGAACAGGGCTCCGATCCGCGTGCTGCTGGCCGACGACGAGGCGATGGTCCGCGCCGGGGTGCGCGCCATCCTGGGCAGCGGCGGCGAGACGGAGGTCGTCGCCGAGGCGGGGGACGGGCGCGAGGCGGTGGAACTGTGCCGCGCCCACCGCCCGGACGTGGCCCTGCTGGACATCCGCATGCCGCGCCTGGACGGCCTCGCGGCGGCGGAGGAGATCGTACGGACCGTGCCCGGCACGGCCGTCGCGATGCTCACCACCTTCTCCGAGGGCGCCCATGTGACCCGCGCCCTGGGCGGCGGCGCCACCGGGTTCCTGCTGAAGTCCGGGGACCCGTACGAACTCATCGCGGGTGTACGGGCGGTGGCCGCCGGCGCTGCCTTCCTCTCGCCCAAGGTGGCCCGGTACGTCATCGACGAGGGCCTCGGCGGTGGCCGCCTCACCCGCGAGGCCCGGGCACGCGCGCGGGTGACCGCCCTGAGTCCCCGCGAGCGCGAGGTGCTCGGCCTGGTCGGCGCGGGCCTGTCCAATCCGGAGATCGCCGCCCGCCTGCATCTCGTCGAGGGCACGGTGAAGGCGTACGTGAGCGCGGTCCTGGACCGGCTGGGCGTCCGCAACCGGGTCCAGGCGGCGATCGTCGCGTACGAGGCGGGGCTGGTGGAGCCGTGA
- a CDS encoding phosphatase PAP2 family protein, translating into MNFEDTGLYRDITDFAHDTPNWVQHGAGIWTEAGLLVFAGLFATAWWRARRGSPRAFAIAALAPLATAVAYVCSEVLKSAVAEERPCRAVAGAAASLAACPPHGDWSFPSNHATIAGAAAVSLAVVRRALLWLTAPLALLMAFSRVFVGVHYPHDVIAGLALGTLVALVAARLGRSPMTRLAGAMRTSPAPAVRWVLGPGPACVPSYETHARR; encoded by the coding sequence ATGAACTTCGAGGACACCGGGCTCTACCGCGACATCACCGACTTCGCCCACGACACCCCGAACTGGGTACAGCACGGCGCCGGGATATGGACGGAGGCCGGACTGCTGGTGTTCGCCGGGCTGTTCGCGACGGCCTGGTGGCGTGCCCGCCGGGGCAGCCCCCGAGCGTTCGCGATCGCGGCCCTTGCACCTCTGGCCACAGCAGTGGCGTACGTGTGCAGTGAGGTGCTCAAGTCCGCTGTCGCGGAGGAGCGTCCGTGCCGTGCGGTGGCCGGGGCGGCCGCGTCACTGGCCGCGTGCCCGCCGCACGGCGACTGGTCCTTTCCGTCCAACCACGCCACCATCGCGGGCGCCGCTGCGGTCTCCCTGGCCGTGGTGCGGCGCGCGCTGCTGTGGCTGACGGCCCCGCTCGCCCTGCTGATGGCGTTCTCCCGGGTCTTCGTCGGCGTGCACTATCCGCACGACGTCATAGCGGGGTTGGCGCTCGGTACGCTCGTCGCCCTCGTCGCCGCGCGGCTGGGCAGGAGCCCGATGACGCGGCTGGCAGGGGCGATGCGCACCTCGCCGGCACCGGCCGTGCGGTGGGTGCTGGGGCCGGGCCCAGCGTGCGTCCCGTCGTACGAGACGCACGCGCGCCGGTGA
- the disA gene encoding DNA integrity scanning diadenylate cyclase DisA: MAANDRASAPGKSGGSAGTDGLMRASLSAVAPGTALRDGLERVLRGNTGGLIVLGFDKTVETLCSGGFVLDVEFTATRLRELCKLDGGIVLSSDLSKILRAGVQLVPDPTIPTEETGTRHRTADRVSKQVGFPVVSVSQSMRLIALYVDGQRRVLEDSAAILSRANQALATLERYKLRLDEVAGTLSALEIEDLVTVRDVSAVAQRLEMVRRIATEIAEYVVELGTDGRLLALQLDELIAGVEPERELVVRDYVPEPTAKRSRTVDEALAELDALTHAELLELSTVARALGYTGAPETLDSAVSPRGFRLLAKVPRLPGAIIDRLVEHFGGLQKLLAASVDDLQTVDGVGEARARSVREGLSRLAESSILERYV, encoded by the coding sequence GTGGCAGCCAACGACCGGGCATCGGCTCCCGGAAAGTCCGGCGGGAGTGCCGGTACCGATGGCCTGATGCGCGCCTCCCTGAGCGCCGTGGCACCCGGCACCGCCCTGCGTGACGGCCTGGAGCGGGTGCTCCGCGGCAACACCGGCGGGCTCATCGTGCTCGGCTTCGACAAGACGGTCGAGACGCTGTGCAGCGGCGGATTCGTGCTGGACGTCGAGTTCACCGCGACCCGGCTGCGCGAGCTGTGCAAGCTGGACGGCGGCATCGTGCTGTCCTCGGACCTGTCGAAGATCCTGCGCGCCGGCGTGCAGCTGGTCCCGGACCCGACGATCCCGACGGAGGAGACGGGCACCCGGCACCGCACCGCGGACCGGGTCAGCAAGCAGGTCGGCTTCCCGGTGGTCTCCGTCTCCCAGTCGATGCGGCTGATCGCCCTGTACGTCGACGGCCAGCGCCGCGTCCTGGAGGACTCGGCGGCGATCCTGTCCCGCGCCAACCAGGCCCTCGCCACCCTGGAGCGCTACAAGCTCCGCCTCGACGAGGTCGCGGGTACGCTGTCGGCGCTGGAGATCGAGGACCTGGTGACCGTCCGGGACGTCTCGGCGGTCGCCCAGCGCCTGGAGATGGTGCGGCGCATCGCCACCGAGATCGCCGAATACGTGGTGGAGCTGGGCACGGACGGCCGGCTCCTGGCCCTCCAGCTCGACGAGCTGATCGCGGGCGTGGAGCCCGAGCGCGAGCTGGTCGTGCGGGACTACGTCCCCGAACCCACGGCCAAACGCTCCCGCACGGTCGACGAGGCCCTCGCCGAACTCGACGCCCTCACCCACGCCGAGCTCCTCGAACTGTCCACGGTGGCCCGGGCGTTGGGCTACACCGGCGCACCCGAGACGCTGGACTCGGCGGTCTCCCCGCGCGGTTTCCGCCTCCTCGCCAAGGTGCCCCGGCTCCCCGGCGCGATCATCGACCGCCTGGTCGAGCACTTCGGCGGACTGCAGAAGCTGCTCGCCGCGAGCGTCGACGACCTGCAGACGGTGGACGGCGTGGGCGAGGCCCGGGCGCGCAGCGTCCGCGAGGGGCTGTCGCGGCTGGCGGAGTCGTCGATCCTGGAGCGGTACGTCTAG
- the radA gene encoding DNA repair protein RadA, whose product MAARTKTTKDRPSYRCTECGWQTAKWLGRCPECQAWGTVEEYGAPAVRTTAPGRVTTSALPIGQVDGRQATARPTGVPELDRVLGGGLVPGAVVLVAGEPGVGKSTLLLDVAAKSASDEHRTLYVTGEESASQVRLRADRIGAIDDHLYLAAETDLAAVLGHLDAVKPSLLIMDSVQTVASPEIDGAPGGMAQVREVAGALIRASKERGMSTLLVGHVTKDGAIAGPRLLEHLVDVVLSFEGDRHARLRLVRGVKNRYGTTDEVGCFELHDEGITGLADPSGLFLTRRAEPVPGTCLTVTLEGRRPLVAEVQALTVDSQIPSPRRTTSGLETSRVSMMLAVLEQRGRISALGKRDIYSATVGGVKLSEPAADLAVALALASAASDTPLPKNLVAIGEVGLAGEVRRVTGVQRRLAEAHRLGFTHALVPGDPGKVPAGMKVLEVADIGDALRVLPRSRRREAPQDEEGRR is encoded by the coding sequence ATGGCTGCCCGTACGAAGACCACCAAGGACCGCCCGTCCTACCGCTGCACTGAGTGCGGCTGGCAGACGGCGAAGTGGCTCGGCCGCTGCCCCGAGTGCCAGGCCTGGGGGACGGTCGAGGAGTACGGCGCGCCCGCGGTGCGGACGACGGCACCGGGCCGGGTCACGACCTCCGCCCTGCCCATCGGCCAGGTGGACGGCCGCCAGGCCACCGCCCGCCCCACCGGCGTGCCCGAGCTGGACCGCGTGCTCGGCGGCGGTCTGGTTCCCGGCGCGGTGGTGCTCGTCGCGGGCGAGCCGGGCGTCGGCAAGTCGACGCTCCTGCTCGACGTGGCGGCCAAGTCCGCGAGCGACGAACACCGCACCCTGTACGTCACGGGGGAGGAGTCGGCGAGCCAGGTCCGGCTGCGTGCCGACCGCATCGGCGCCATCGACGACCACCTGTACCTCGCGGCCGAGACGGATCTGGCCGCGGTGCTCGGCCACTTGGACGCGGTGAAGCCGTCGCTGCTGATCATGGACTCGGTGCAGACGGTGGCCTCCCCCGAGATCGACGGCGCACCCGGCGGCATGGCCCAGGTGCGGGAGGTCGCCGGGGCGCTCATCCGGGCCTCCAAGGAACGCGGCATGTCCACGCTGCTGGTGGGCCACGTCACCAAGGACGGCGCGATCGCGGGCCCGCGTCTGCTGGAGCACCTGGTGGACGTCGTCCTGAGCTTCGAGGGCGACCGGCACGCCCGCCTGCGCCTGGTGCGAGGCGTCAAGAACCGCTACGGCACCACCGACGAGGTCGGCTGCTTCGAACTGCACGACGAGGGCATCACGGGCCTCGCCGACCCGAGCGGACTCTTCCTGACCCGCCGGGCCGAACCGGTCCCGGGCACCTGCCTGACCGTCACCCTCGAAGGCCGCCGTCCGCTGGTCGCCGAGGTCCAGGCGCTCACGGTGGACTCGCAGATCCCCTCCCCTCGCCGCACCACCTCGGGGCTGGAGACCTCCCGCGTCTCGATGATGCTCGCGGTGCTGGAACAGCGCGGGCGGATCAGCGCCTTGGGCAAAAGGGACATCTACTCCGCGACGGTCGGCGGCGTGAAGCTCTCCGAGCCGGCCGCGGACCTGGCCGTCGCCCTCGCCCTGGCGAGCGCGGCGAGTGACACACCTCTCCCCAAGAACCTCGTCGCGATCGGCGAAGTGGGCCTGGCGGGCGAGGTGAGACGGGTCACCGGAGTGCAGCGCAGACTGGCCGAAGCCCACCGTCTGGGCTTCACACATGCCCTGGTGCCGGGCGACCCGGGCAAGGTCCCGGCGGGCATGAAGGTCCTGGAAGTCGCGGACATAGGGGACGCTCTGCGGGTCCTTCCCCGGTCCCGTCGCAGAGAGGCCCCACAGGACGAGGAGGGTCGCCGGTAG
- a CDS encoding BACON domain-containing protein, which translates to MMSSTPEISTRSTRTAGAHRAHREARDRGAARTLAQRPPARYEPYLDGLFTYCLSVLCDHEAATAALGDVLALAERRGRHLPQAPADRRAWMYALARWACLRKLAEAKQKRQSSHAAGRADRQRADRPAAPAPSEEVQERRRRELALLAWPEAAGTTPEQREALELAVRHHLAAPEVAAVLGMDPAAARDLLASAACEVERTRAALAVVETGACPSVAHLAGDDRLVLGTALRAELVRHVDDCPRCRRTAERAIPGRWPGTSVTPAELPVLPAPRAALYVAMTHHPRARSAAPRFDRRGFPMDPKDHAARRDRLRARAVTTTVVATVVAAPVLALWAAYRGTPVGEGQDGRSASAREADDPFGLDGEMAGGGYENTGNASTRPGPRFGKDGKADVSVEVIGVAGAGRETALEVTADNSGDTTLVTLTATGPAPVRWSASTGAHWLYLSQSSGTLRPGESLTIKVYVDHLREPAGPWRAQVAVAPVGAVVHIEGYGAAPSPSGPGPGPRPGGPGDPTPTQPDPTPTTSAPDPDPTPTTPPPSTDPDPTPPPTDPAPTDPAGSTPPPSDSGDPSPATA; encoded by the coding sequence ATGATGAGCAGTACTCCGGAGATCTCGACCCGCTCGACCCGCACGGCCGGTGCGCACCGGGCGCACCGGGAAGCGCGTGACCGCGGGGCGGCGCGCACGCTGGCGCAGCGGCCGCCCGCGCGCTACGAGCCCTACCTGGACGGCCTGTTCACCTACTGCCTGTCCGTGCTGTGCGACCACGAGGCCGCGACCGCCGCCCTGGGCGACGTCCTCGCCCTCGCCGAACGCCGTGGCCGGCACCTCCCGCAGGCACCAGCGGACCGCAGAGCCTGGATGTACGCGCTGGCCCGCTGGGCGTGCCTGCGCAAGCTGGCCGAGGCCAAGCAGAAACGTCAGAGCAGCCATGCCGCGGGCCGCGCCGACCGGCAGCGCGCCGACCGTCCGGCCGCCCCGGCCCCCTCCGAGGAGGTCCAGGAGCGGCGCCGTCGCGAACTGGCCCTGCTGGCCTGGCCGGAGGCCGCCGGGACCACTCCGGAGCAGCGGGAGGCGCTCGAACTGGCGGTGCGCCACCACCTCGCCGCCCCCGAGGTCGCCGCCGTCCTCGGTATGGACCCGGCCGCCGCCCGCGATCTGCTCGCCTCCGCCGCCTGCGAGGTGGAACGCACGCGTGCGGCCCTCGCCGTGGTGGAGACCGGGGCGTGTCCGAGCGTCGCGCACCTCGCCGGCGACGACCGGCTCGTGCTCGGCACAGCCCTGCGGGCCGAACTCGTCCGGCACGTCGACGACTGCCCGCGCTGCCGCCGCACCGCCGAGCGCGCCATCCCCGGCCGCTGGCCCGGCACCAGCGTCACGCCCGCCGAACTGCCCGTCCTGCCGGCGCCCCGGGCGGCCCTGTACGTCGCCATGACCCACCACCCGCGCGCGCGGAGCGCCGCACCCCGCTTCGACCGGCGCGGCTTCCCGATGGACCCCAAGGACCACGCCGCCCGCCGGGACCGCCTGCGCGCGCGTGCCGTCACCACGACCGTCGTCGCCACCGTCGTGGCCGCCCCCGTGCTGGCCCTGTGGGCCGCCTACCGCGGCACCCCGGTCGGCGAGGGCCAGGACGGCCGCTCGGCCTCCGCGCGCGAGGCGGACGACCCGTTCGGCCTGGACGGCGAGATGGCGGGCGGCGGCTACGAGAACACCGGCAACGCGAGCACCCGGCCCGGCCCCCGCTTCGGCAAGGACGGCAAGGCCGACGTCTCCGTCGAGGTCATCGGCGTCGCCGGCGCCGGCCGCGAGACCGCCCTGGAGGTCACGGCCGACAACAGCGGCGACACCACCCTCGTCACCCTCACCGCCACCGGCCCGGCCCCGGTCCGCTGGTCCGCTTCCACGGGAGCCCACTGGCTCTACCTCAGCCAGTCCTCGGGAACGCTCCGGCCCGGCGAGTCGTTGACGATCAAGGTGTACGTCGACCACCTGCGAGAGCCCGCCGGCCCCTGGCGCGCGCAGGTGGCGGTCGCACCGGTCGGTGCCGTCGTGCACATCGAGGGCTACGGCGCCGCGCCCAGCCCCTCCGGCCCCGGCCCGGGCCCCCGGCCCGGCGGTCCGGGCGACCCGACTCCGACCCAGCCCGACCCGACGCCCACGACCTCCGCCCCGGACCCGGACCCGACGCCCACCACCCCGCCCCCGTCGACGGACCCGGACCCCACGCCCCCGCCCACGGACCCGGCCCCGACCGACCCGGCGGGCTCGACGCCGCCGCCCTCCGACAGCGGTGACCCGAGCCCGGCCACGGCGTAG
- a CDS encoding Ppx/GppA phosphatase family protein — MRLGVLDVGSNTVHLLVVDAHPGACPLPAHSHKAELRLAQLLDDDGAIGPHGVDRLVSVIKEALQAAEDKGAEEVLPFATSAVREARNADDVLERVRAETGVELQVLTGAEEARLTFLAARRWFGWSAGKLLVLDIGGGSLEVAYGMDEEPDAAASLPLGAGRLTAGWLPGDPPDPDAVRALRRHVRTEIARTVGEFSRFGTPDHVVATSKTFKQLARIAGAARSAEGLYVQRELKRESLEGWVPRLAAMTEQERAELPGVSEGRAGQLLAGALVAEAAMDLFGVERVEICPWALREGVILRRLDHMESV; from the coding sequence ATGAGACTCGGTGTCCTCGACGTGGGATCGAACACGGTGCATCTGCTCGTGGTGGACGCGCACCCCGGCGCGTGCCCGCTCCCCGCCCACTCGCACAAGGCGGAACTGCGCCTCGCCCAGCTCCTCGACGACGACGGCGCGATCGGCCCCCACGGCGTCGACCGGCTGGTCTCGGTCATCAAGGAGGCGCTCCAGGCCGCCGAGGACAAGGGCGCCGAGGAGGTCCTCCCGTTCGCGACCTCCGCCGTACGGGAGGCCCGCAACGCCGATGACGTCCTCGAACGCGTGCGCGCCGAGACCGGCGTCGAGCTCCAGGTCCTCACCGGCGCCGAGGAGGCCCGGCTGACCTTCCTCGCGGCCCGCCGCTGGTTCGGCTGGTCGGCCGGGAAGCTGCTGGTCCTGGACATCGGCGGCGGCTCCCTCGAGGTCGCCTACGGCATGGACGAGGAGCCCGACGCGGCCGCCTCGCTGCCACTGGGCGCCGGCCGCCTCACCGCCGGCTGGCTGCCCGGCGACCCGCCCGACCCGGACGCCGTCCGCGCCCTGCGCCGTCACGTGCGGACCGAGATCGCCCGCACGGTCGGGGAGTTCAGCCGCTTCGGCACCCCCGACCACGTCGTGGCCACGTCGAAGACCTTCAAGCAGCTGGCCCGCATCGCCGGTGCGGCCCGCTCCGCCGAGGGCCTCTACGTCCAGCGCGAGCTCAAGCGGGAGTCCCTGGAGGGCTGGGTCCCGCGCCTGGCCGCCATGACCGAGCAGGAGCGCGCCGAGCTGCCGGGCGTCTCGGAGGGCAGGGCCGGCCAGCTCCTGGCGGGCGCCCTGGTGGCCGAGGCGGCGATGGACCTCTTCGGCGTGGAGCGCGTGGAGATATGCCCCTGGGCGCTGCGCGAGGGCGTGATCCTGCGTCGCCTGGATCACATGGAGTCGGTGTAG
- a CDS encoding sugar phosphate isomerase/epimerase family protein has translation MAEPAVKIPDAKVALSTASVYPESTATAFEIAARLGYDGVEVMVWTDPVSQDIEALRRLSDYHRIPILAVHAPCLLITQRVWSTDPWTKLQRARAAAEKLDASTVVVHPPFRWQRQYARDFVSGIWRMANETDVRFAVENMYPWRYRDREMLAYAPDWDVTKDDYRHFTIDLSHTATARSDALDMVDRMGDRLGHVHLADGRGSAKDEHLVPGRGTQPCAEVLERLALTGFDGHVVIEVNTRRAMSSAEREADLAEALAFTRLHLASAVKVPRR, from the coding sequence ATGGCAGAGCCAGCCGTAAAGATCCCGGACGCGAAGGTCGCCCTGTCGACGGCCTCGGTCTACCCGGAGTCGACGGCCACGGCCTTCGAGATCGCCGCGCGCCTCGGCTACGACGGAGTCGAGGTCATGGTCTGGACCGACCCGGTCAGCCAGGACATCGAGGCCCTGCGCAGACTCAGCGACTACCACCGGATCCCGATCCTCGCCGTCCACGCCCCCTGCCTGCTCATCACGCAGCGCGTGTGGTCCACCGACCCGTGGACCAAGCTCCAGCGGGCCCGCGCGGCGGCCGAGAAGCTCGACGCGAGCACCGTCGTCGTCCACCCCCCGTTCCGCTGGCAGCGCCAGTACGCCCGGGACTTCGTCTCCGGCATCTGGCGCATGGCGAACGAGACGGACGTGCGGTTCGCCGTCGAGAACATGTACCCCTGGCGCTACCGCGACCGCGAGATGCTCGCGTACGCCCCCGACTGGGACGTGACGAAGGACGACTACCGGCACTTCACGATCGATCTCAGCCACACCGCGACGGCCCGCTCCGACGCGCTGGACATGGTCGACCGCATGGGGGACCGGCTCGGCCACGTCCACCTCGCCGACGGCCGGGGTTCCGCCAAGGACGAGCACCTGGTGCCCGGCCGCGGCACACAGCCCTGCGCCGAGGTGCTGGAGCGCCTCGCCCTGACCGGCTTCGACGGGCACGTCGTCATCGAGGTCAACACCCGCCGCGCCATGTCGAGCGCGGAGCGCGAGGCCGATCTGGCGGAGGCCCTGGCCTTCACCCGCCTCCATCTGGCCTCGGCGGTGAAGGTGCCGCGGCGATGA
- a CDS encoding TetR/AcrR family transcriptional regulator, with the protein MNGGPPAGGGSGTTARRRGRPPRTESADTRDRILTAARDEFSEHGYEKTSVRGIAKSAGVDSALVHHYFGTKEQVFEAAITQSFGPALQAPKAIEEGPLDGVGERLARFFFGVWENPATRAPLLAVVRSAVTNETAAAVFRRIIATQVLRRIAVRLELPDAELRAELAAAQLVGTAVLRYVIKIEPLASADPEQVIARLAPVVQGHLTDP; encoded by the coding sequence ATGAACGGCGGGCCTCCGGCCGGCGGCGGGTCCGGCACCACCGCCCGCCGCCGCGGCCGCCCGCCGCGTACGGAGTCGGCGGACACCCGCGACCGCATCCTGACCGCCGCCCGCGACGAGTTCTCCGAGCACGGCTACGAGAAGACCTCCGTCCGCGGCATCGCCAAGTCCGCCGGCGTGGACTCGGCCCTCGTGCACCACTACTTCGGCACCAAGGAGCAGGTCTTCGAGGCGGCGATCACCCAGTCCTTCGGACCCGCCCTGCAAGCGCCGAAGGCCATCGAGGAGGGCCCGCTCGACGGGGTGGGGGAGCGCCTGGCCCGCTTCTTCTTCGGCGTCTGGGAGAACCCGGCGACGCGCGCGCCCCTGCTCGCCGTCGTCCGCTCCGCCGTCACCAACGAGACCGCGGCCGCCGTCTTCCGCCGGATCATCGCCACCCAGGTGCTGCGTCGCATCGCCGTACGGCTGGAGCTGCCGGACGCCGAGCTGCGCGCCGAACTGGCCGCCGCCCAGCTCGTCGGCACCGCGGTCCTGCGCTACGTCATCAAGATCGAGCCGCTGGCCTCGGCGGACCCGGAGCAGGTCATCGCACGGCTCGCGCCCGTCGTACAGGGACATCTGACCGATCCGTAA